A window of the Streptomyces sp. NBC_00454 genome harbors these coding sequences:
- a CDS encoding sodium:proton antiporter, which yields MNLLPFLAAAWILLVGLYGLVTSRNLVHAVGCLAVAQSSTYVLLLAVGYRRGATAPVFADLPVGSPVVDPVVQALALTDVVVGAAVTALLLALVIQLQKRHGTVDPQNLTELRG from the coding sequence ATGAACCTGCTGCCCTTCCTCGCTGCCGCCTGGATCCTGCTGGTGGGTCTGTACGGCCTGGTCACCAGCCGGAACCTCGTCCATGCCGTGGGATGCCTGGCCGTCGCCCAGTCCTCGACGTACGTCCTGCTGCTCGCCGTCGGCTACCGACGGGGCGCGACCGCACCCGTCTTCGCGGACCTGCCGGTCGGCTCACCGGTGGTCGACCCGGTGGTGCAGGCCCTGGCGCTGACCGATGTGGTCGTGGGAGCCGCCGTCACCGCCCTGCTGCTCGCCCTGGTCATCCAACTGCAGAAGCGGCACGGCACCGTGGACCCGCAGAACCTCACCGAACTCAGGGGCTGA
- a CDS encoding MnhB domain-containing protein yields MSRSVRLWLFLSAGAVIAVAFAAACTGLPHFGTPVHPYGDRAVAAALSRRTANTVSSVNFDLRAFDTLGEESILFGAVLGATLLLRLARDERKEWPEAERVLPSTRLFGALLLPVTLLTGVYIVAHGQLTPGGGFQGGVVLATGLHLAYVAADYRVLKQVRPLAVLDVADAVAAGAFTALGVAGLVVAGAFLANFLPLGTFDRLSSAGLVPVLNAAVGVEVGSGVIVLLAHFLDQAVEITGGGPARTRFDPPEPE; encoded by the coding sequence ATGAGCCGGTCCGTGAGGCTCTGGCTGTTCCTGAGCGCGGGCGCCGTCATCGCGGTGGCGTTCGCCGCCGCCTGCACCGGCCTGCCGCACTTCGGCACGCCCGTCCACCCGTACGGTGACCGGGCCGTGGCCGCGGCGCTGAGCCGGCGCACGGCCAACACCGTCTCCTCGGTCAATTTCGACCTGCGCGCCTTCGACACCCTGGGCGAGGAGTCGATCCTGTTCGGCGCCGTCCTGGGCGCCACCCTGCTCCTGCGCCTGGCGCGCGACGAGCGCAAGGAGTGGCCGGAGGCCGAGCGGGTGCTGCCCTCCACCCGGCTGTTCGGGGCGCTGCTGCTCCCGGTGACCCTGCTGACCGGGGTGTACATCGTGGCGCACGGGCAGCTCACCCCCGGCGGCGGATTCCAGGGCGGGGTGGTGCTGGCCACCGGACTGCACCTGGCGTACGTGGCCGCGGACTACCGGGTCCTCAAGCAGGTGCGGCCCCTGGCCGTCCTGGACGTGGCCGACGCCGTGGCGGCCGGGGCGTTCACGGCACTGGGCGTGGCCGGTCTGGTCGTCGCCGGGGCCTTCCTGGCGAACTTCCTGCCGCTGGGCACCTTCGACCGGCTCTCCTCCGCCGGACTGGTGCCGGTGCTCAACGCGGCCGTCGGCGTAGAGGTCGGCTCCGGCGTGATCGTGCTGCTCGCGCACTTCCTGGACCAGGCCGTCGAGATCACCGGCGGCGGACCCGCCCGTACACGCTTCGACCCGCCGGAGCCCGAATGA
- a CDS encoding Na(+)/H(+) antiporter subunit B: MNANTIDILVAVVLLAVVVAATVAALTRDPVRQAAVLAMLGLTLALLFTVLQAPDVALSQLGVGTAVTPLLILLTVRKIRGAGSPGGQPNPGQPNPEQPDPEQPDPDRPQPDRPQPERPSRRERRSR, encoded by the coding sequence GTGAACGCGAACACGATCGACATCCTGGTCGCGGTCGTGCTGCTCGCGGTGGTGGTCGCCGCGACGGTGGCTGCCCTGACCCGCGATCCGGTGCGCCAGGCCGCCGTCCTGGCCATGCTGGGCCTGACCCTGGCACTCCTGTTCACGGTGCTCCAGGCCCCGGACGTGGCACTCTCCCAGCTGGGTGTCGGGACCGCGGTCACACCGCTGTTGATCCTGCTCACCGTTCGCAAGATCAGGGGAGCCGGCAGCCCGGGCGGGCAGCCAAACCCCGGGCAGCCAAACCCCGAGCAGCCGGACCCCGAGCAGCCGGACCCCGACCGGCCGCAGCCCGACCGGCCGCAGCCCGAGCGGCCGTCGCGCCGAGAGCGCCGGAGCCGATGA
- a CDS encoding monovalent cation/H(+) antiporter subunit G yields the protein MTPRHLLVLVLLVAGTAVLVLTALSLVVLPGPYLRLHALSCATSLGAPLVVLALAVDTGPGRAAVTLLAIGALLAAGGTVTTMAIGRATALLEEPEREELAQ from the coding sequence GTCACCTTCTGGTTCTGGTCCTGCTGGTCGCGGGTACGGCCGTGCTGGTGCTGACCGCCCTGAGCCTGGTCGTCCTGCCCGGCCCCTACCTGCGTCTGCACGCGCTGTCCTGCGCCACGTCGTTGGGCGCGCCCCTGGTGGTGCTCGCTCTCGCCGTCGACACGGGCCCGGGCCGGGCGGCGGTGACGCTGCTCGCCATCGGCGCGCTGCTGGCCGCCGGCGGAACCGTCACCACGATGGCGATCGGCCGGGCGACGGCTCTGCTGGAGGAGCCGGAGCGGGAGGAGCTCGCGCAGTGA